In Blattabacterium cuenoti, the following proteins share a genomic window:
- a CDS encoding endonuclease III domain-containing protein: protein MLKLEYKKQKKALIIRKILDSLYPNPKSSLYHINEYTLLIAIILSAKSRENKVNEVTDYLFKIIKKPKDFIMTPTVIIKKYLRNIGLYNRKYNHIYNLSNILLKEYKGIIPKNIYQLESLPGVGHKTASVFLSHVSEIPVFPVDTHIHRMMFRWKLSDGKNVKKTEKDAKSIFKKIYWKKLHFQIINYGREYSPSINWNKNTDIIYKKLLINNLL from the coding sequence ATGTTAAAGTTAGAATATAAAAAACAAAAGAAAGCTTTAATCATTAGAAAAATATTAGATAGTTTGTATCCAAACCCAAAAAGTTCTCTCTATCATATTAACGAGTATACATTATTAATAGCTATTATACTAAGTGCTAAAAGTAGAGAGAATAAAGTGAATGAAGTTACAGATTATTTATTTAAAATTATAAAAAAACCTAAAGATTTTATTATGACTCCTACTGTAATAATAAAAAAATATTTAAGAAATATAGGATTATATAATAGAAAATATAATCATATTTATAATTTATCTAATATTTTATTGAAAGAATATAAAGGAATAATTCCTAAAAATATTTACCAATTAGAATCTTTACCTGGAGTTGGACATAAAACAGCATCTGTTTTTTTATCTCATGTATCAGAAATACCAGTTTTTCCAGTAGATACTCATATTCATAGAATGATGTTCCGTTGGAAATTAAGTGATGGAAAAAATGTTAAAAAAACAGAAAAAGATGCTAAATCTATATTCAAAAAAATATACTGGAAAAAATTACATTTTCAAATAATTAACTATGGTAGAGAATATTCTCCATCTATAAATTGGAATAAAAATACAGACATAATATATAAAAAATTGCTAATAAATAATCTTTTATAA
- a CDS encoding DUF3127 domain-containing protein translates to MEIIGKVKKLFEIQNFDSGFKKREIVVTTEEPYPQNLLIEFIQEKVDLLENIKLNDKIKVYINLRGREWKNPEGNIKYFNSIQGWKIEEINHTQTSKKSSLPSMSSDDFDDLPF, encoded by the coding sequence ATGGAAATAATAGGAAAAGTTAAAAAGTTATTCGAAATTCAGAATTTTGATAGTGGTTTTAAAAAAAGAGAAATAGTTGTCACAACAGAAGAACCATATCCTCAAAATTTATTGATCGAATTTATTCAAGAAAAAGTAGATTTACTAGAAAACATAAAGCTTAATGATAAAATAAAGGTTTATATTAATCTTCGTGGAAGAGAATGGAAAAATCCTGAAGGGAACATAAAATATTTTAATTCTATTCAGGGATGGAAAATTGAAGAAATAAATCATACTCAAACTTCAAAAAAATCTTCATTACCATCAATGTCCTCTGATGATTTTGATGATTTACCATTTTAA